The segment CAGTTTTCCGGCGGGAATTAAGACGTTGGCTATCCAGTGTTTTCTAGCGTTTACTGGGCGCGGTTGCGGCTCGAATTGAGTACCTATCGACTCTCCGTTGAGTATTTTCTCGATATTACCAGGAAAACAGCCGTTGGTGATGACTGTCCGCACTCCCGATGCTGTGGCGATTCTCGCCGCTTCAATTTTTGTCACCATTCCGCCGGTTCCCCAACCGCTGCGGGAATCTCCTGTTTGCACGTCTAATGCTGTGAGTTGTGCCATACTTTCTACGAGGGCGATCGGCTGTGCGTCGGGATTGCTGCGCGGATCTGCTGAATACAGCCGATCGACATCCGTGAGCACAAACAACCAATCTGCTTCTACCAAACTCGCTACTAGCGCCGAAAGCGTGTCGTTATCGCCAAATTTGAGCTCGTCTACCGCTACAGTATCGTTTTCGTTGACGATCGGAATTACGCCCAATCTCAGCAGTTGTTGAAACGTATTGTAAGCGTTAACATAGCCGTTGCGCTGCACCAAATCGCCCCTAGTGAGCAATACTTGGGCGATCGGCTGTTGTAGAGTTGTGAACAAGTCAT is part of the Microcoleus sp. bin38.metabat.b11b12b14.051 genome and harbors:
- the proB gene encoding glutamate 5-kinase; this translates as MTQTIVVKIGTSTLTRSTTGNLALSTIAALVEILAGLRQQGHRVVLVSSGAVGVGCARLGLTERPRNIALKQAVAAVGQGRLMRVYDDLFTTLQQPIAQVLLTRGDLVQRNGYVNAYNTFQQLLRLGVIPIVNENDTVAVDELKFGDNDTLSALVASLVEADWLFVLTDVDRLYSADPRSNPDAQPIALVESMAQLTALDVQTGDSRSGWGTGGMVTKIEAARIATASGVRTVITNGCFPGNIEKILNGESIGTQFEPQPRPVNARKHWIANVLIPAGKLYLDAGAVKAIFHRGKSLLAAGIDRVEGEFQADDSVQLCDGEGKQIARGLVNYSSLELRQIQGCKSDKIAEILGYAGVETAVHRDNLVIV